In the Caballeronia sp. M1242 genome, ACACCTGCGTCGCGAGCGCGAGCCGCACGCGCTGGCAGCCCAGCAGATAGCCGAGCACCGCGTAGTTGCCGAGCGCGAACGGCGCGGCCCAGATGCGCGCATGGCAATACGCGCTCGCCGTCTGTTGCACGGCGGCGCTGCCGCCGAGCGCGGCGAGCGCGTAGCGGATGATCGGCGCTTGCAGCGCGAGCACGGCCACGCCGATCGCGACCGCCAGCATCAGCGCGCGCAGCACGTGCGCGCGCAGCGCGGCGGCATCGCGCGCGCCGAACGCCTGCGCCACGAGCCCGGTCGTGCCCATGCGCAGGAAACCGAAGCCCCAGAACACGAAGCTGAAGACGAGCCCGCCCAGCGCCACGCCGCCCAGATACTGCGGACCGTCGAGATGGCCGGCGACGGCGGTATCGACCGCGCCGAGAATCGGCTGCGTCAGATTCGCGAGGACGATGGGAAAGGCGAGCGTCAGGACGCGGCGATGCCAGTGCGTGGGCAGGGCGGCGCGTTGCGAGGAATCGTCGGGAGCGGTCAAATCGGGTTCGAAGGGCGTCGGTGGGAAACGCGACATTGTCGTCAGCGCGCGGCGACGGCGCAACGGTCGCGCACGCAGCCGATAATGGGAATCCAGTCAGCGCCTTCGCCCTTCGATGAGAACATTCCTGCTGTATGTCGCGACCGCCGTAGCCGAAATCGCGGGCTGCTATTTCCCGTATCGATGGCTCAAAGGCGGCGGCTCGCCGTGGCTGATCGTGCCCGGCGCGCTGTCGCTCGCGCTTTTCGCGTGGCTCTTGACCTTGCACGATGCCGCCGCCGGACGCGTCTACGCGGCGTATGGCGGCGTCTATATCGGCGTGGCGATTGCGTGGCTGTGGGCGGTCGAGCGCATCCGGCCGAGCGCGTGGGATGTGGCAGGCGCGGCGATCGCGCTCGTCGGCATGTGCCTGATCGCGTTTCAGCCGCGTTGACGCGTCACGTTCGCATTACGCATAACGCATAACGCATTACGCATTACGCATAACGCATCACGCTTCGAGCGCGAGCAGCGCGAAGGTCGCGAGCCAGTGCTCGCCCATGTAATCCCCCGCGACGTGTTCGATGCCGGACGCGAGATGCTCGGCGGCGCTCGCCTCGAGCACGGCGACGCGCGCATCGCCGGGCGGCAGCGCCCGCGCGATCGTGCGCTGGCACCACGCGCGGCTCAAATTCAGGCCGTCGAGGTGCGCGAGCTTGCCGTCGCTGCGGTCCGTGACGGTGGCGGGCACGAAGAGCGTCGCCGGTTCCCGGTCGGCGAGACGCGGCAGGAAGGCATCGAGCCAGCCGGCGAAGCGTGCGTCGGGCAGAACGTGGCGCATGAGCACCGCTTCCATCAGCGAAGGCGACAGAAACTCGTCGCCCGCCGGCTCCCACGCCTGACACCCCGCGTCGTTCTCGAACCACCGCCTCGCGGTTTCCACGAGCAGCCCTTCGAACGACGCATTGCCAACCGTGCGCGCGTAGCCGAGCGAGAGCGTCAGCGCGAACGCCATGTTGAAATGCGTGCCCGCGCGCAGCGGATACGTCGACTTCGGCAGGAACTCCGTGAAACGATCGACGAACGCATCCGCGAGCGGTTGCAGCGTGCGCGCCCAGCGCGCGCCGTCGTCCGATTGCATCGCGTGCAACTGGCCCGCGAGCGCCAGCAGCCACGCCCAGCCGTACGGCCGCTCGAAACCACGCGACGCGGGGCGCTGCAGATAAGCGGCTTCGGCGGCGACATTCGCCTCGGTGAAATGCTCGTCGATGACCGCGCGAATGCGCCCGGCTTCGGCCAGGCCGGGAAAGCGATCGAAGAGGCGCGCGATCAGCCAGTAACCGTGCACGCACGAATGCCAGTCGAAGCTGCCATAGAAGATCGGATGCAGCGCGCGCGGGCTTTGCGCGTCGGCATCGCTCGCCAAGACGTGATCGAGCTTGTTGGGGTACTCGCGCGTCAAATGGCCGAGCGCCACTTGCGCGAATTTCGACGCGAGCGCGGCGTCGAGCGTGACCGGTTTCTGCTTGTCCATGCAAACCTCGCGTTTCCGTTATCCGATGCGGCCTGAACCGAGACTTTATCGATAAATGCTTGATAAAGTCTCGCATTGGGGAAATCACCTAGCCGTGTGCGAGAAGAACGCCGCTCGTCCGCCGCCCGCCGTGCCTACACTCGTTGCAAGCTGCAAGAAAGGGCTTCGCGCCGATCCCACGACACGCGCTTTCGCGCGCCGACGCGCCGACGCGTCGTTTAAACTTGCGCCCGAACGCCGAAAGAGCGTTCGGTCCCGGACCTAAGCGCCGGACTTGCCATCCGACAGAGACAAAAGAGTTCAGCACACATGACCGATCTTCCCCAATACACCGCAGAGGACACCCGGCGACGCGTTTTCGCCATCGTCGGCGCATCGTCGGGCAATCTCGTCGAATGGTTCGACTTTTATATCTATTCGTTCCTTGCGCTGTACTTCTCGGCCGCGTTCTTCCCCGGAAGCAATCCGACCGTGCAATTGCTCAACACGGCGGGCGTGTTCGCGGCGGGCTTTCTGATGCGACCGATCGGCGGCTGGCTGTTCGGCCGCATCGCCGACAAGCACGGCCGCCGCAACGCAATGATGATCTCCGTGCTGATGATGTGCGGCGGCTCGCTCGTCATCACCTTTCTGCCGACTTACGCGAGCATCGGCGCATGGGCGCCGCTCCTGCTTCTGATCGCGCGGCTGTTTCAGGGCTTGTCGGTGGGCGGCGAATACGGCACCAGCGCCACGTATATGAGCGAAGTGGCGCTGCGCGGCCGGCGCGGATTCTTCGCGTCCTTCCAGTACGTCACGCTGATCGGCGGGCAGCTCGCCGCGCTGCTCGTGCTCGTCATCCTCCAGTTTTTTCTGTCGACGGAAGAACTGAAGGCGTGGGGCTGGCGCATTCCGTTTTTCGTCGGCGCGTGCGCGGCGCTCGTGTCGCTGTATCTGCGCCGATCGCTCAATGAAACCACGACCGCCGAAATCCGCGAGCGCAAGGAAGCCGGCACGCTCGCCGGGCTGATGCAGCACAAGGGCGCCTTCATGACCGTGGTCGGCTTCACGGCGGGCGGCTCGCTCATCTTCTACACGTTCACCACGTACATGCAGAAGTATCTGGTCAATACGGCGGGCATGCACGCGAAGACCGCGAGCAACGTGATGACGGTCGCGCTCCTCGTCTATATGCTGTTGCAACCGGTGTTCGGCGCGCTGTCGGACCGCATCGGCCGCCGCCAGTCGATGCTGTGGTTCGGCGCGCTCGCCACGCTGTGCACCGTGCCGCTGCTGCACGCGCTGCGCGACGTGACGAGCCCGGTCATGGCGTTCGTGCTCGTCGTCGCGGCGCTCGCCATCGTGAGCTTCTATACGTCGATCAGCGGTCTCATCAAGGCCGAGATGTTTCCGCCGGAAGTGCGCGCGCTGGGCGTAGGGCTTTCGTATGCGGTGGCAAACGCGGTGTTCGGCGGATCGGCGGAATACG is a window encoding:
- a CDS encoding YnfA family protein; the encoded protein is MRTFLLYVATAVAEIAGCYFPYRWLKGGGSPWLIVPGALSLALFAWLLTLHDAAAGRVYAAYGGVYIGVAIAWLWAVERIRPSAWDVAGAAIALVGMCLIAFQPR
- a CDS encoding DUF2891 domain-containing protein, coding for MDKQKPVTLDAALASKFAQVALGHLTREYPNKLDHVLASDADAQSPRALHPIFYGSFDWHSCVHGYWLIARLFDRFPGLAEAGRIRAVIDEHFTEANVAAEAAYLQRPASRGFERPYGWAWLLALAGQLHAMQSDDGARWARTLQPLADAFVDRFTEFLPKSTYPLRAGTHFNMAFALTLSLGYARTVGNASFEGLLVETARRWFENDAGCQAWEPAGDEFLSPSLMEAVLMRHVLPDARFAGWLDAFLPRLADREPATLFVPATVTDRSDGKLAHLDGLNLSRAWCQRTIARALPPGDARVAVLEASAAEHLASGIEHVAGDYMGEHWLATFALLALEA
- a CDS encoding MFS family transporter, producing the protein MTDLPQYTAEDTRRRVFAIVGASSGNLVEWFDFYIYSFLALYFSAAFFPGSNPTVQLLNTAGVFAAGFLMRPIGGWLFGRIADKHGRRNAMMISVLMMCGGSLVITFLPTYASIGAWAPLLLLIARLFQGLSVGGEYGTSATYMSEVALRGRRGFFASFQYVTLIGGQLAALLVLVILQFFLSTEELKAWGWRIPFFVGACAALVSLYLRRSLNETTTAEIRERKEAGTLAGLMQHKGAFMTVVGFTAGGSLIFYTFTTYMQKYLVNTAGMHAKTASNVMTVALLVYMLLQPVFGALSDRIGRRQSMLWFGALATLCTVPLLHALRDVTSPVMAFVLVVAALAIVSFYTSISGLIKAEMFPPEVRALGVGLSYAVANAVFGGSAEYVALKFKTEGMESGFYWYVTVMCAISLLVSWRMMDPSKEGYLRNEP